One genomic window of Coffea eugenioides isolate CCC68of chromosome 1, Ceug_1.0, whole genome shotgun sequence includes the following:
- the LOC113765587 gene encoding RNA-binding protein 42-like produces the protein MSSTSAAAASSSSSTASSQFTYTTGTYFPTPFHLQQPQTYVAAAAAASILQFPAPPPAVPHVYPAPATIPTVYSLPQYQQAQQLFQRDAQTITLEALESVKAALASSEIEHKAETKKKAVPRKAAGQAWEDPTLADWPENDSRLFCGDLGNEVNDDVLSKAFSRFPSFNMARITVYTFLHPFNFSAVFSSSEGLALTSTKA, from the exons ATGTCGTCGACATCGGCTGCTGCAGCTTCTTCTTCATCCTCAACGGCGTCGTCTCAATTCACCTACACTACCGGCACGTACTTTCCGACTCCGTTTCACCTACAACAGCCGCAAACCTATGTGGCTGCTGCCGCTGCCGCTTCAATTCTGCAATTTCCTGCTCCTCCTCCTGCGGTTCCCCACGTTTATCCTGCTCCCGCTACAATCCCTACCGTGTACTCCCTCCCTCAGTATCAACAG GCCCAGCAATTATTTCAGAGGGATGCACAAACAATAACACTTGAAGCGCTAGAGAGTGTGAAAGCTGCGCTTGCAAGTAGTGAGATTGAGCACAAGGCCGAGACTAAGAAGAAAGCAGTACCTCGTAAGGCAGCAGGGCAGGCATGGGAGGATCCTACACTTGCAGATTGGCCAGAGA ATGATTCTCGTTTGTTCTGTGGTGATCTTGGTAATGAGGTGAATGATGATGTTCTATCCAAAGCATTTTCAAGATTTCCATCTTTTAACATGGCCAGG ATCACTGTATACACTTTTCTTCATCCCTTCAATTTCTCGGCTGTTTTCTCTTCTTCTGAAGGATTGGCACTAACCTCTACTAAAGCATAG